One region of Ornithorhynchus anatinus isolate Pmale09 chromosome X5, mOrnAna1.pri.v4, whole genome shotgun sequence genomic DNA includes:
- the LOC100076650 gene encoding thioredoxin-like, with the protein MVKQIQTKEEFEAELKNAGGKLVVVDFSATWCGPCKMIKPFFHSLSEKDPDVVFLEVDVDDCQDVASQCEVKCMPTFQFYKNGKKVSEFSGANKEKLEATINELK; encoded by the exons ATGGTGAAGCAGATTCAGACCAAG gAAGAGTTTGAGGCAGAGTTGAAAAATGCAGGAGGTAAACTCGTAGTTGTTGACTTTTCTGCCACTTGGTGTGGACCTTGCAAAATGATCAAACCTTTCTTTCAT TCTCTTTCTGAGAAGGATCCTGATGTAGTGTTCCTTGAAGTGGATGTAGATGACTGTCAG gATGTTGCTTCGCAATGTGAGGTCAAATGCATGCCAACATTCCAGTTCTACAAAAATGGGAAAAAG GTGTCTGAGTTTTCTGGTGCCAATAAGGAAAAGCTGGAGGCCACCATTAATGAATTAAAGTAA